A part of Haloarchaeobius sp. HME9146 genomic DNA contains:
- the pyrI gene encoding aspartate carbamoyltransferase regulatory subunit: MSDTEKELRVSKIRNGTVIDHVRGGQALNVLAILGIKGTSGEQVSIGMNVPSGTLATKDVVKVEGRELSQDEVDVLSLIAPDATINIVRDYEVVEKHRVSRPESVSGVLSCPNHNCITNAKEPVDTEFEVLRDGVRCGYCETIVREDIASHIHTD; encoded by the coding sequence ATGAGCGACACCGAGAAAGAACTCCGCGTCTCGAAGATACGTAACGGTACCGTCATCGACCACGTCCGCGGCGGCCAGGCACTCAACGTGCTGGCCATCCTCGGCATCAAGGGGACCAGCGGCGAGCAGGTGTCCATCGGGATGAACGTCCCATCGGGGACGCTGGCGACGAAGGACGTCGTGAAGGTCGAAGGCCGCGAGCTCAGCCAGGACGAGGTGGACGTGCTCTCGCTCATCGCGCCCGACGCGACCATCAACATCGTCCGCGACTACGAGGTCGTCGAGAAGCACCGCGTCTCGCGCCCCGAGTCCGTCTCGGGCGTGCTCTCGTGTCCGAACCACAACTGCATCACGAACGCGAAGGAGCCGGTCGACACCGAGTTCGAGGTGCTGCGCGACGGCGTTCGCTGTGGCTACTGCGAGACCATCGTCCGCGAGGACATCGCCTCGCACATCCACACCGACTGA
- a CDS encoding GNAT family N-acetyltransferase encodes MQVRQATPADQPRIAQDLLVPAYEAAEDREPEYSNLTDQARTDPAIDYWLDDEDRVLFVAEIDDGELVGNVSGAVSPTPPIYDRPPAVYCDGLFVKPEYRREGVATDLLDRLVDWGRERDCAFFSLSVHVDNEGAREFFEEYGMAQQYHSMRMPV; translated from the coding sequence ATGCAAGTACGCCAGGCAACACCAGCCGACCAGCCACGAATCGCACAGGACCTCCTCGTGCCCGCCTACGAGGCGGCCGAGGACCGAGAACCCGAGTACAGCAACCTCACCGACCAGGCCCGGACCGACCCCGCCATCGACTACTGGCTCGACGACGAGGACCGCGTCCTGTTCGTCGCCGAGATCGACGACGGAGAGCTCGTCGGGAACGTCTCCGGCGCGGTCTCGCCGACGCCACCAATCTACGACCGGCCTCCTGCGGTCTACTGCGACGGCCTTTTCGTGAAACCCGAGTACCGACGGGAGGGCGTGGCCACCGACCTGCTCGACCGACTCGTCGACTGGGGGCGCGAGCGCGACTGCGCGTTCTTCTCGCTCTCGGTCCACGTCGACAACGAGGGAGCCCGAGAGTTCTTCGAGGAGTACGGGATGGCCCAGCAGTACCACTCGATGCGGATGCCGGTCTGA
- a CDS encoding NUDIX domain-containing protein: protein MPVDDLWYLAHEADQHGQQMYHELRERHDDPMEVTRTRYVSRRRFRTLAERTNETGAPYGAHTIVYRPDGSLLLVRHEGVDLWVLPGGGVDDAENYREAAERELAEEAGIEASYDGLAILTKLRLVSGEQSMCAVLPVYAAQAETTETEIADPDDEISKAGWFHHLPDDTRDREDLVAWRRQQFS from the coding sequence ATGCCCGTCGACGACCTCTGGTACCTGGCCCACGAGGCCGACCAACACGGCCAACAGATGTACCACGAGCTCCGCGAGCGCCACGACGACCCGATGGAAGTGACCCGCACCCGGTACGTCTCGCGCCGCCGGTTCCGCACCCTCGCCGAGCGAACCAACGAGACCGGCGCGCCATACGGGGCGCACACCATCGTCTACCGCCCTGACGGGTCACTTCTGCTGGTCCGCCACGAGGGCGTCGACCTCTGGGTCCTGCCCGGTGGCGGCGTCGACGACGCAGAGAACTACCGCGAGGCCGCGGAACGCGAACTCGCCGAGGAGGCCGGTATCGAGGCCAGCTACGACGGACTCGCCATCCTCACGAAACTCCGGCTCGTCTCGGGCGAGCAGTCGATGTGTGCCGTCCTGCCGGTGTACGCCGCCCAGGCCGAGACGACGGAGACGGAGATCGCGGACCCTGACGACGAAATCTCGAAAGCAGGGTGGTTCCACCACCTCCCCGACGACACCCGCGACCGCGAGGACCTCGTCGCGTGGCGGAGACAGCAGTTCTCCTGA